One genomic segment of Desertifilum tharense IPPAS B-1220 includes these proteins:
- a CDS encoding Rpn family recombination-promoting nuclease/putative transposase gives MFDNICKFLAENFSSDFATWLLGESIPLTELSPSELSLEPIRADALILQQSEQLVLHLEFQTEPNPDIPFRMADYRLRVYRRFPQKQMRQVVIYLQRSRSERVYQTAFTLERTRHEFDAIRLWEQPTDIFLGSPGLIPFAVLSQSSDRTQVLQQAIQVIDTISDRRIQSNVAAATAVLAGLVLEKTLIQQLLRRELMQESVIYQDIRQEEALSLVRRLLKRKLGAIPDPLQVKIQALSLVQLEEFAEALLDFTSVEDVSQWLQET, from the coding sequence TAGCGGAAAACTTCTCATCAGACTTCGCAACCTGGTTACTGGGTGAGTCTATTCCACTGACTGAACTTAGTCCCTCTGAACTTTCACTTGAACCCATCCGAGCAGATGCTCTCATTTTGCAGCAATCTGAGCAACTGGTTCTACACCTAGAATTTCAAACAGAACCAAACCCAGATATTCCGTTTCGCATGGCTGACTATCGGCTGCGAGTATATCGACGGTTTCCGCAAAAGCAGATGCGACAGGTGGTAATCTATCTGCAACGGAGTCGTTCAGAACGAGTCTATCAAACGGCTTTTACCTTAGAACGCACTCGCCATGAGTTCGATGCGATCCGCCTGTGGGAACAGCCGACTGACATCTTTTTAGGTTCTCCGGGACTTATTCCTTTTGCTGTGCTAAGTCAAAGTTCTGACAGGACTCAGGTATTGCAACAAGCAATCCAAGTCATTGATACTATCTCAGATCGGCGCATTCAAAGCAACGTAGCTGCCGCAACCGCTGTCTTGGCTGGATTAGTATTAGAAAAAACCCTAATTCAACAACTGTTGCGGAGAGAACTGATGCAAGAATCCGTTATTTACCAGGATATCCGGCAAGAAGAGGCCCTGTCTTTAGTGCGACGACTGCTAAAACGCAAGCTAGGCGCTATCCCAGATCCGCTTCAAGTGAAAATCCAGGCGTTATCCTTAGTGCAGTTGGAGGAATTTGCAGAAGCGTTATTGGACTTTACTTCTGTCGAGGATGTTAGCCAGTGGTTGCAGGAAACATGA
- the uraD gene encoding 2-oxo-4-hydroxy-4-carboxy-5-ureidoimidazoline decarboxylase, whose product MSEQGQNGLSVARLNQMAQAEFVDAVGWVFEHSPWVAYRAWELRPFANLDVLHQTMVDVVQQATEAEKLALLQAHPDLGAKVKMAEASVQEQAGAGLDQLTPQESDRFFALNQAYQEKFGFPFIIAVKNHTKTSILEAFSRRLDNSIPEEQATALAEVAKIAEFRLAQVFKSS is encoded by the coding sequence ATGAGCGAACAAGGCCAAAATGGATTATCTGTTGCTCGTTTAAATCAAATGGCCCAAGCTGAATTCGTGGATGCGGTGGGGTGGGTGTTTGAACATTCACCTTGGGTGGCTTACAGAGCTTGGGAATTGCGTCCTTTTGCAAATTTGGACGTTTTGCATCAAACAATGGTGGATGTGGTACAGCAGGCAACTGAGGCGGAGAAATTAGCCTTGCTTCAGGCGCATCCTGACTTAGGGGCGAAGGTGAAGATGGCGGAAGCGTCGGTACAGGAACAAGCAGGCGCGGGGTTAGACCAGTTGACCCCCCAAGAGAGCGATCGCTTTTTTGCCCTCAACCAAGCTTACCAAGAAAAATTCGGCTTTCCCTTCATCATCGCCGTGAAAAACCACACCAAAACCAGCATCCTAGAGGCTTTCTCCCGCCGCCTCGACAACTCCATCCCAGAGGAACAAGCCACCGCTTTAGCAGAAGTCGCTAAAATAGCAGAATTCCGTTTAGCCCAGGTTTTCAAATCTTCTTAA